In a single window of the Flavobacterium sp. W4I14 genome:
- a CDS encoding glyceraldehyde 3-phosphate dehydrogenase (product_source=KO:K00134; cath_funfam=3.30.360.10,3.40.50.720; cog=COG0057; ko=KO:K00134; pfam=PF00044,PF02800; smart=SM00846; superfamily=51735,55347; tigrfam=TIGR01534) — translation MSKIGINGFGRIGRLVFRAALKRGLDIVAINDLIEPDYMAYMLKYDTTHGKFDGTIEVVDGNLVVNGKTIRVTAERNPADLKWDAVGVEVVIESTGLFLTRADAEKHIAAGAKKVVFSAPAKDGDIPTYVMGVNHHKLTADQTIVSNASCTTNCLAPIAKVLNDNFGIVEGLMSTIHAVTATQKTVDGPSAKDWRGGRGGFSNIIPSSTGAAKAVGMVLPELKGKLTGMSFRVPVADVSVVDLTARLEKPATYEQIKAAMKAASEGELKGVLAYTEDEVVSSDFIGDDHASIFDAKAGISLNDNFVKVVSWYDNEWGYSSALAKFVEYYASL, via the coding sequence ATGAGCAAAATTGGAATAAACGGCTTTGGCCGTATTGGCCGACTGGTTTTCAGAGCCGCATTAAAAAGAGGATTAGATATTGTAGCGATTAACGATTTGATCGAGCCAGATTATATGGCCTACATGTTAAAATATGATACTACACATGGCAAATTTGATGGCACTATTGAAGTTGTTGATGGTAATTTAGTGGTTAATGGTAAAACAATCCGAGTAACAGCAGAAAGAAATCCAGCTGATTTAAAATGGGATGCTGTAGGTGTTGAGGTAGTAATCGAATCTACAGGTTTATTCTTAACCCGTGCTGATGCTGAGAAACACATCGCTGCAGGTGCTAAAAAAGTAGTTTTCTCTGCTCCTGCTAAAGATGGCGATATCCCTACTTATGTAATGGGCGTTAACCACCATAAACTAACTGCAGATCAAACTATTGTTTCTAATGCATCTTGTACTACAAACTGTTTAGCACCAATTGCTAAAGTTTTAAACGATAACTTCGGTATAGTTGAAGGTTTAATGAGCACAATCCATGCTGTAACTGCAACTCAAAAAACAGTTGATGGTCCTTCTGCAAAAGATTGGAGAGGTGGCCGTGGCGGTTTCTCTAACATCATCCCTTCTTCTACCGGTGCTGCTAAAGCAGTAGGTATGGTTTTACCTGAATTAAAAGGTAAATTAACCGGTATGTCTTTCCGTGTTCCTGTTGCTGATGTTTCAGTAGTAGATTTAACTGCACGTTTAGAAAAACCTGCTACTTACGAGCAAATCAAAGCAGCTATGAAAGCAGCTTCTGAAGGTGAACTAAAGGGTGTGTTGGCTTATACTGAAGATGAAGTTGTTTCATCTGACTTTATTGGCGATGACCACGCTTCTATTTTTGATGCAAAAGCGGGTATCTCATTAAATGATAATTTCGTTAAAGTGGTATCTTGGTACGATAACGAGTGGGGATATTCTTCTGCACTAGCTAAATTTGTAGAATATTACGCAAGTTTGTAA
- a CDS encoding hypothetical protein (product_source=Hypo-rule applied; superfamily=53067) gives MVAVVYSGSKTAFWKITQNGQVVAHCNTTGLNPCFVDPKTILQILNKKVALVNNAENIKKIYFFAAGASSADRKEELAKTLASFFKYSKIVVENDLFGAAKAACYDRPGIVGMLGSGAHCAYFDGKKPVNNNFGLGYILGDEGSSNYFGKILLREFLSLKMPKDIETKFTLTYNLDRPQILERIYNKPQANIFLTSFFDFFTHNSKHEYIRKLIDGGFEKYIETYVLPMAEKYNDREIHIVGKVGAELEDRLRLVAGRYDIKIKSIIKEPIQNLLKHYIN, from the coding sequence ATGGTAGCAGTTGTTTATAGCGGATCGAAAACAGCATTTTGGAAAATAACACAAAATGGACAGGTAGTGGCACATTGCAATACTACTGGCTTAAACCCCTGCTTTGTTGATCCAAAAACGATCTTACAGATTTTAAACAAAAAAGTTGCCCTGGTTAACAACGCAGAAAATATAAAGAAAATTTATTTCTTTGCAGCCGGAGCATCATCTGCAGACAGAAAAGAGGAATTGGCCAAAACCCTCGCATCATTTTTTAAATACAGCAAAATTGTAGTAGAGAATGATTTATTCGGTGCCGCTAAAGCTGCCTGTTATGATCGGCCTGGTATTGTTGGCATGCTGGGCAGCGGCGCACACTGCGCTTACTTTGATGGAAAAAAGCCAGTAAACAATAACTTTGGATTAGGTTATATATTAGGCGATGAAGGTTCCTCAAATTACTTCGGAAAAATACTCCTTAGGGAATTCTTGAGCCTTAAAATGCCTAAAGACATTGAAACCAAATTCACATTGACCTACAATCTAGACCGCCCTCAAATATTAGAACGTATTTACAATAAGCCACAGGCGAATATATTTTTAACCTCATTTTTCGATTTCTTTACCCACAACAGTAAACACGAATATATCCGTAAGCTGATTGATGGAGGATTTGAAAAATATATCGAAACTTATGTTTTGCCGATGGCAGAGAAATATAACGACCGGGAGATACATATTGTAGGTAAAGTAGGCGCCGAACTCGAAGACCGGTTAAGGTTGGTAGCGGGCAGATACGATATAAAAATTAAAAGCATTATTAAAGAACCAATACAAAATTTATTAAAACATTACATTAATTAA
- a CDS encoding alpha-glucosidase (product_source=KO:K01187; cog=COG1501; ko=KO:K01187; pfam=PF01055,PF13802,PF16338,PF17137; superfamily=51011,51445,74650), protein MEAQNDKPNETSDLVEKEQEIQHLNNPVDISVKPIVKQYLGAVKKVKKEGNRFYFSDGDARVEVRVVSDDIIRVRLAPHGVFLDDFSYAVPEVDQKVSVFKMQEHDDHFTISTHAVTCKIEKANFHISFSDNITNVVMVDEANSMHWEENVDFGGYYIYATKKCHPEENFFGLGDKSGNFNLRGRRFENWNTDAYSFGWNQDPLYRTIPFYIGLHNQAAYGIFFDNTFKSYFDFGSEDVNKTSFWADGGELQYYYIHGPHIMDVVKRYATLTGTHPMPPKWTLGYQQCRWSYYPETKVKEIAKQFRERKIPCDAIYLDIDYMDGYRCFTWNKKYFPDPRRMIKELSDDGFKTVVMIDPGIKVDDDYWVFKEGKEKRFFCRRSDDYYMEGHVWPGRCQFPDFTNPKVRSWWGNLYKELVDMGVAGFWNDMNEPAVFGSGTFPNDVRHNYDGYRGSHRKAHNVYGMQMVRSTYEGLKKLMRNKRPFTITRAGYAGMQRYASVWTGDNIATWEHLKIGNIQCQRLSVSGVPFCGTDIGGFSGEPDGELFTRWIQLGTFSPFMRAHSAGDTAEREPWSFGQFFEDINRKFIELRYRLMPYLYSVFWEHHRYGFPILRPLVMLEQENISNSFRQDEFCYGDKLLICPVLEQGAISRKVYLPKGTWYNFWTNEILDGGNEYTVDAKIDSMPMFVRAGTVLPEYPVMQYVDEKSITEVVLNIYHSDYEVNSYMYEDHGDTFAYEQDIYLEKKFTVKGDNQAIKVNQRNEGLYTPNYEFYVCNVIGVKFQVKKIIIDNKEVKDFYTDDQNILHFKCNKNFLEIQILSL, encoded by the coding sequence ATGGAAGCGCAAAACGACAAACCTAACGAGACAAGTGACCTGGTCGAAAAGGAGCAAGAAATACAGCATTTAAATAACCCAGTTGATATATCGGTAAAACCAATTGTTAAACAATACCTTGGTGCGGTTAAAAAAGTAAAAAAGGAGGGCAACCGTTTTTATTTTTCTGATGGCGATGCAAGAGTAGAGGTTCGGGTGGTAAGCGACGACATTATCCGCGTTCGCCTGGCTCCTCATGGCGTTTTCTTAGACGATTTTTCTTATGCCGTGCCCGAAGTAGATCAAAAAGTTTCTGTTTTTAAAATGCAGGAACATGATGATCATTTCACGATTTCTACCCATGCGGTAACCTGTAAAATAGAAAAAGCAAACTTCCATATTTCTTTTTCTGATAATATTACCAATGTAGTAATGGTTGATGAAGCCAATTCTATGCACTGGGAAGAAAATGTAGATTTTGGTGGTTATTATATCTACGCAACCAAAAAATGTCACCCTGAAGAAAATTTCTTCGGTCTGGGTGATAAATCTGGTAATTTTAACCTGCGGGGGCGCCGTTTCGAAAACTGGAATACCGATGCCTATTCTTTCGGGTGGAACCAGGACCCACTTTACCGTACTATACCTTTTTATATCGGTTTGCACAACCAGGCCGCCTACGGTATCTTTTTCGATAATACCTTTAAATCGTATTTCGATTTTGGGTCGGAGGATGTAAATAAAACCAGTTTCTGGGCCGATGGCGGAGAACTGCAATACTATTATATTCATGGTCCGCATATTATGGACGTGGTTAAACGTTATGCAACTTTAACGGGAACACACCCAATGCCACCAAAATGGACTTTAGGTTATCAGCAGTGCCGCTGGAGCTATTATCCTGAAACAAAAGTTAAAGAAATAGCCAAACAGTTCAGGGAACGTAAAATCCCTTGCGATGCCATTTATCTGGATATTGATTACATGGATGGCTACCGTTGTTTTACCTGGAATAAAAAATACTTTCCAGATCCAAGGAGAATGATTAAAGAACTATCAGATGATGGTTTTAAAACCGTTGTAATGATCGATCCTGGAATTAAGGTAGATGATGATTACTGGGTTTTTAAAGAAGGTAAAGAGAAAAGATTTTTCTGTCGCCGCAGCGACGATTATTATATGGAAGGGCATGTTTGGCCAGGGCGCTGTCAGTTTCCCGATTTTACCAATCCAAAAGTACGGAGCTGGTGGGGTAATTTATATAAAGAGCTGGTAGATATGGGCGTTGCAGGTTTCTGGAACGATATGAATGAACCAGCCGTATTTGGTTCAGGGACTTTCCCCAATGATGTCCGCCATAATTATGATGGTTACCGCGGCTCACACCGTAAGGCACACAATGTTTATGGCATGCAGATGGTGCGTTCTACTTATGAGGGCTTAAAAAAACTGATGCGCAATAAACGTCCGTTTACGATTACAAGGGCTGGTTATGCGGGCATGCAGCGTTATGCAAGTGTTTGGACAGGCGATAATATTGCAACCTGGGAGCATTTAAAGATCGGAAATATACAGTGCCAGCGTTTATCGGTTTCTGGCGTGCCTTTCTGTGGAACAGATATCGGCGGATTTAGTGGTGAGCCAGATGGTGAATTGTTTACCCGTTGGATCCAACTAGGTACATTTTCTCCCTTTATGCGTGCACACTCTGCCGGCGATACAGCAGAACGTGAACCCTGGAGCTTTGGCCAGTTTTTCGAAGATATCAACCGTAAGTTTATCGAATTGAGGTACCGTTTAATGCCTTATCTATATTCGGTTTTCTGGGAGCATCACCGTTATGGCTTTCCTATTTTAAGGCCTTTAGTGATGCTTGAGCAAGAAAATATCAGCAACAGTTTCCGTCAGGATGAATTTTGCTATGGTGATAAACTATTGATATGCCCGGTTTTAGAGCAGGGTGCAATATCTAGAAAAGTTTACCTTCCAAAAGGAACCTGGTATAATTTCTGGACCAACGAAATCCTGGATGGCGGTAACGAATATACGGTTGATGCGAAGATAGACAGCATGCCAATGTTTGTAAGGGCGGGTACAGTTTTGCCAGAATATCCGGTAATGCAGTATGTTGATGAAAAATCGATTACAGAAGTAGTATTGAATATCTATCATAGCGATTATGAGGTTAATTCGTACATGTACGAAGATCATGGCGATACTTTTGCCTACGAGCAGGATATTTATCTGGAAAAGAAATTCACGGTAAAAGGTGATAATCAGGCTATTAAAGTGAATCAGCGTAATGAAGGATTATATACGCCTAATTATGAGTTTTATGTCTGCAATGTGATTGGCGTAAAATTCCAGGTGAAAAAGATCATTATCGACAATAAAGAGGTGAAAGACTTTTATACCGATGATCAGAATATCCTGCATTTTAAATGCAATAAGAACTTCTTAGAAATACAGATCTTGAGTCTGTAA
- a CDS encoding DeoR/GlpR family transcriptional regulator of sugar metabolism (product_source=COG1349; cath_funfam=1.10.10.10,3.40.50.1360; cog=COG1349; pfam=PF00455,PF08220; smart=SM00420,SM01134; superfamily=100950,46785), with amino-acid sequence MVKEERLQIIINTLEKDTKVRLNELSALLNVSEDTVRRDIKELDMQGLLRAVRGGAISHSPIPQHYRDREKYNQQHKQVIANKALAFLKDGQVVFFDGGTSVVALAAALPKDLKITIITNSFPVANILEDHPNAEVIFAGGRLHKTAFTTMGQETIDTFRKVRADVCMLGICSLHNSMGITSIIYEDAQLNNVMINQAQKTIALSTLEKINTVEPYYVCPVTDVDVIITETDPDNTILEPYRHLGIEVI; translated from the coding sequence ATGGTAAAAGAAGAGCGTCTACAGATCATTATAAATACCCTGGAAAAAGATACTAAGGTGCGGTTGAACGAATTGAGCGCATTGTTAAATGTATCAGAAGATACTGTGCGCCGTGATATTAAGGAACTCGATATGCAAGGGCTGCTCAGGGCGGTTAGGGGTGGCGCAATTTCCCATTCGCCCATTCCACAGCATTACAGGGACAGGGAAAAGTACAATCAGCAGCACAAACAGGTTATTGCAAACAAAGCCTTAGCGTTTTTGAAAGATGGTCAGGTGGTATTTTTCGATGGTGGTACCTCGGTAGTGGCGCTGGCTGCTGCATTACCTAAAGATTTAAAAATCACCATTATTACCAATAGCTTTCCTGTTGCCAATATTTTGGAAGACCACCCCAATGCCGAAGTGATATTTGCCGGTGGAAGATTGCATAAAACGGCATTTACCACCATGGGACAAGAAACTATCGATACCTTTAGGAAGGTTAGGGCCGATGTTTGTATGCTTGGTATCTGTAGTTTGCACAATAGCATGGGTATTACCTCCATTATATATGAAGATGCCCAGCTGAACAACGTCATGATTAATCAAGCACAAAAAACCATTGCGCTATCCACACTCGAGAAAATAAATACGGTAGAGCCTTACTATGTTTGCCCGGTTACCGATGTAGATGTAATTATCACTGAAACAGATCCTGATAATACGATTCTGGAGCCTTATAGACATTTGGGGATTGAGGTGATTTAA
- a CDS encoding 5'-nucleotidase (product_source=KO:K01081; cath_funfam=3.40.50.1000; cog=COG4502; ko=KO:K01081; pfam=PF06941; superfamily=56784), which produces MRKTIGIDMDGVLADIEDHILQTYQAETGISLSRNDIKGKSEEELFPDRAMVMKICNRTGFFRNLPVMEGAVEAVKKLMEDYEIYIVSAAMEFPLSLFEKREWLAEHFPFIGWKNIIFCGDKSIIDTDYLIDDHCKNLDFCKGKALMFTAFHNVEKDHHQRINHWNEVSALLKEIEETNLAIV; this is translated from the coding sequence ATGAGAAAAACAATAGGCATCGATATGGACGGCGTTCTCGCTGACATAGAAGATCATATACTTCAGACCTACCAGGCCGAAACAGGCATCTCACTTAGCCGCAATGATATAAAAGGCAAATCAGAAGAAGAACTTTTTCCGGATAGGGCAATGGTAATGAAGATCTGCAATAGAACTGGCTTTTTCAGAAACCTGCCGGTAATGGAAGGTGCTGTTGAAGCCGTAAAAAAATTAATGGAAGACTATGAGATCTATATTGTTTCAGCGGCGATGGAATTCCCGTTATCGCTCTTCGAAAAACGCGAGTGGCTTGCAGAGCACTTCCCTTTTATCGGCTGGAAGAATATCATCTTTTGTGGCGATAAGAGCATAATAGATACCGATTATTTAATTGACGACCATTGTAAAAACCTTGATTTTTGTAAGGGCAAAGCCTTAATGTTTACAGCATTTCACAATGTAGAAAAGGATCATCACCAAAGAATAAATCACTGGAACGAGGTATCAGCTTTATTGAAGGAAATTGAAGAGACAAATCTTGCAATCGTCTAG
- a CDS encoding hypothetical protein (product_source=Hypo-rule applied; superfamily=48317; transmembrane_helix_parts=Outside_1_9,TMhelix_10_28,Inside_29_39,TMhelix_40_62,Outside_63_81,TMhelix_82_104,Inside_105_112,TMhelix_113_135,Outside_136_149,TMhelix_150_172,Inside_173_177), whose amino-acid sequence MIDSILPRYILQEHMFIYACWSIVIVFIRKTEFISQYDRSVIWLIRVVGIMYFLQFPVIFCADWLSGDHVRYAFVNRFTGPYWFLAVFPLLVYLFSTQSLWFIYFRKARYWRLTFGLLILSATFINDIILWISGFQRDSFASSWGILYESSFLRVNSLIVFVLITGFGYLMLREKNN is encoded by the coding sequence ATGATTGACTCTATTTTGCCGCGCTATATTTTGCAGGAACATATGTTTATTTATGCCTGCTGGAGTATCGTAATAGTTTTTATTAGGAAAACAGAATTTATCAGTCAGTATGATAGGTCTGTTATTTGGCTGATCAGAGTTGTTGGTATTATGTATTTCTTGCAGTTCCCGGTAATTTTCTGTGCTGATTGGCTAAGTGGAGATCATGTTCGATATGCATTCGTAAACCGATTTACCGGGCCATATTGGTTTCTGGCAGTGTTTCCGCTACTGGTATATTTATTTTCTACGCAAAGTCTTTGGTTTATTTATTTCCGGAAAGCAAGGTATTGGCGTTTAACTTTTGGGTTATTGATATTAAGCGCAACATTTATCAATGATATAATACTTTGGATTAGCGGCTTTCAAAGAGATTCTTTTGCTTCTTCCTGGGGAATACTTTATGAGTCGTCTTTTTTGCGTGTTAATTCTTTGATCGTATTTGTTTTAATTACGGGATTTGGCTATTTGATGCTCAGAGAAAAGAATAATTAA
- a CDS encoding hypothetical protein (product_source=Hypo-rule applied; cath_funfam=1.25.10.10; superfamily=56300): MNDYRMIRRDPSYSKLRTIDTYKIHQISKKWLQKSLEESKGYKNIVITHHAPSIRSVPEEYRKDPVASAYASDLEDLIIKYKPLTGFMVIFILR, from the coding sequence ATGAATGATTACCGGATGATTAGAAGGGATCCGTCTTACTCAAAATTAAGGACAATAGACACTTATAAAATCCATCAGATTTCTAAAAAATGGCTGCAGAAAAGCCTTGAAGAATCAAAGGGGTATAAAAACATTGTTATTACTCATCATGCGCCAAGTATAAGATCTGTACCAGAAGAGTATAGAAAGGATCCGGTTGCCTCAGCCTACGCATCAGATCTTGAAGATCTCATCATCAAATACAAACCGCTTACTGGATTCATGGTCATATTCATACTCCGGTAA
- a CDS encoding CRP-like cAMP-binding protein (product_source=COG0664; cath_funfam=2.60.120.10; cog=COG0664; smart=SM00419; superfamily=51206): protein MLESRKVFLVNAVLNYFSSLCPITSGFIQEIEKNVDPLVIKKNKYILSPIDNNDYVFFVVSGLVRGFIKDGNKEITTWISLGNEFVGAIQHPDENVQPSIEYLQALENSELVAIPHLLIDKLYASYQETNVIGRKILALQYHAASERAIVARIPSAERRYEKFLELNSFDISRVPLRCIASYLGMRLETLSRIRSKLVRELV, encoded by the coding sequence ATGCTCGAATCCCGCAAGGTATTTTTAGTGAACGCTGTATTAAATTATTTCAGCAGTTTATGCCCTATAACCTCTGGATTTATCCAGGAAATAGAAAAAAATGTAGATCCTCTTGTAATCAAAAAAAATAAATACATTTTATCTCCTATTGATAATAATGATTATGTTTTTTTTGTCGTATCAGGCTTGGTAAGAGGCTTTATTAAAGATGGTAATAAAGAGATTACCACCTGGATCAGTTTAGGAAACGAATTTGTTGGAGCGATTCAACATCCCGATGAAAACGTTCAACCCTCAATTGAATATTTGCAGGCATTGGAAAATTCAGAATTGGTTGCCATCCCACATTTATTGATTGATAAGCTTTACGCCAGTTATCAGGAAACGAATGTTATTGGTAGAAAAATTTTAGCGCTCCAGTATCATGCCGCCTCAGAGCGGGCCATAGTTGCTCGGATTCCTTCGGCAGAAAGGCGTTATGAAAAATTCTTGGAACTAAACTCTTTTGATATATCTAGAGTGCCATTAAGATGTATAGCCAGCTATCTGGGTATGCGTTTGGAAACACTTAGCCGCATTCGAAGTAAGTTGGTAAGGGAGTTGGTGTAG
- a CDS encoding putative MPP superfamily phosphohydrolase (product_source=COG1408; cath_funfam=3.60.21.10; cog=COG1408; superfamily=56300) — MVILAGDINLVTKGIEWIKENIPDKPVIYVLGNHEYYKGTYPNTLNKIIEASRGSNVGVLENDTIELKGIRFHGATLWIDFSLF; from the coding sequence TTGGTTATTCTGGCAGGCGACATCAATTTGGTCACAAAAGGTATAGAATGGATTAAAGAAAATATTCCAGACAAACCTGTAATTTATGTTTTAGGCAACCACGAATATTATAAAGGAACCTATCCCAACACACTCAATAAAATAATCGAAGCATCGAGAGGTTCGAATGTGGGCGTGCTGGAGAATGATACCATTGAACTCAAAGGCATAAGGTTTCATGGGGCGACTTTATGGATAGATTTTTCGCTATTCTGA
- a CDS encoding 1,4-alpha-glucan branching enzyme (product_source=KO:K00700; cath_funfam=2.60.40.10,2.60.40.1180,3.20.20.80; cog=COG0296; ko=KO:K00700; pfam=PF00128,PF02806,PF02922; superfamily=51011,51445; tigrfam=TIGR01515): protein MPAAKKVPVKKTSQPKTDKQKSVWIHSLFTDYDIDLFLVGKHFRLYEKMGSHLITVDGTAGTYFSVWAPNAIRVSVVGNFNDWNNVSHPLSVRWDKSGIWEGFIPGIAKGEVYKYFVKGFDESEHLKGDPYARRWEHPPQTACIVWDTDYTWKDKAWLKKRAKINALDQPISVYEIHLGSWERDPDNPERVLTAKEVAGRLVPYVKEMGFTHVELMPVMEFPYFPSWGYQITGYFGASSRYGSPQDLMYLIDALHKADIAVILDWVPSHFPGDRHGLYEFDGTHLYEHADMRKGFHPDWKSYIFNYDRNEVRSFLISNAMFWIDQYHADGLRVDAVASMLYFNFSREDGDAATNEYGGSENFGAIQFLQDLNVAVYGNFEGVQTIAEESSTYPGVTHPVHAGGLGFGMKWMMGWMNDTLKYFKVETLGRKHHHHQLSFSMTYAFTENFMLPFSHDEVVHGKSPMLYKMPGDDWQKFANLRALYGYMFTHPGAKLLFMGNEFGETNEWNFTQSLDWHLLQYAPHKGMQETVKALNFLYRKEPALYHFNFSYEGFQWLDADNANESIFTFMRKGPKAKDTLVIAINLTPVVRENYRIGVPFKTKWTEIFNTDDIVYFGGGINNRGDIVPDQEGYNGQEYSIIVDLPPLAVTIFKSK from the coding sequence ATGCCAGCAGCAAAAAAAGTTCCTGTAAAAAAAACATCCCAACCAAAAACTGATAAACAGAAATCCGTTTGGATCCACAGTTTATTTACCGATTACGATATCGATCTTTTTCTTGTAGGAAAGCATTTTAGGCTTTACGAAAAAATGGGCTCCCATTTAATTACCGTTGATGGAACCGCTGGAACTTATTTTTCGGTTTGGGCTCCAAATGCCATCCGTGTAAGTGTTGTGGGGAATTTTAACGATTGGAACAACGTTTCACATCCGCTGAGCGTACGGTGGGATAAATCAGGTATCTGGGAAGGTTTTATCCCTGGAATTGCAAAGGGCGAGGTTTATAAATATTTTGTTAAAGGTTTTGATGAGTCTGAGCATTTAAAAGGTGATCCTTATGCTAGAAGATGGGAACATCCGCCACAAACAGCTTGTATTGTTTGGGACACCGATTACACCTGGAAAGATAAAGCCTGGCTAAAAAAAAGGGCAAAAATAAATGCTTTGGATCAACCCATCTCGGTATATGAGATCCATTTAGGCTCTTGGGAGCGCGATCCGGATAATCCTGAACGTGTTTTAACTGCTAAGGAAGTAGCCGGCAGGTTAGTGCCTTATGTAAAGGAAATGGGTTTTACGCACGTAGAGCTGATGCCTGTAATGGAATTTCCATATTTCCCGAGCTGGGGTTATCAGATTACAGGTTATTTTGGTGCAAGTTCGCGCTATGGTTCCCCACAGGATTTAATGTACCTGATTGATGCACTCCATAAAGCAGATATTGCAGTGATATTGGATTGGGTTCCTTCTCATTTTCCAGGTGATAGACATGGCTTATACGAGTTTGATGGAACACATCTGTACGAACATGCCGATATGCGGAAAGGCTTTCATCCTGACTGGAAATCATATATTTTCAATTATGATCGAAATGAAGTACGCTCTTTTCTGATTAGTAATGCCATGTTTTGGATTGACCAATATCATGCAGATGGCCTAAGGGTAGATGCAGTGGCATCAATGTTATATTTCAATTTTTCCAGAGAAGATGGAGACGCCGCCACAAATGAATATGGTGGAAGTGAAAACTTTGGGGCCATACAGTTTTTGCAGGACCTGAATGTTGCCGTTTATGGGAATTTTGAGGGCGTACAGACCATTGCCGAAGAAAGCAGCACTTACCCTGGCGTAACCCATCCGGTACATGCTGGCGGATTAGGTTTTGGTATGAAATGGATGATGGGCTGGATGAACGATACCTTAAAGTATTTCAAAGTAGAAACCCTTGGCCGAAAACACCACCACCATCAGTTGAGCTTTAGCATGACTTATGCCTTTACCGAAAATTTTATGTTGCCTTTCTCTCATGATGAAGTGGTACACGGTAAATCGCCAATGTTGTATAAAATGCCTGGAGATGACTGGCAGAAATTTGCAAATTTAAGGGCACTTTATGGTTATATGTTCACCCATCCAGGAGCAAAACTGCTGTTTATGGGGAATGAATTTGGCGAAACCAACGAATGGAACTTTACGCAATCGCTAGATTGGCATTTGCTTCAATATGCACCGCACAAGGGCATGCAGGAAACCGTTAAGGCTTTAAACTTTCTGTACCGCAAAGAACCCGCATTGTATCATTTCAATTTTAGTTATGAAGGCTTTCAATGGCTCGATGCAGATAATGCAAACGAATCTATCTTCACATTTATGCGTAAAGGACCAAAAGCAAAAGATACTTTGGTTATTGCGATAAACTTAACGCCGGTGGTGCGCGAGAATTATAGAATCGGTGTTCCTTTTAAAACTAAATGGACAGAAATTTTTAATACCGACGATATTGTATATTTCGGAGGTGGGATTAATAATCGCGGGGATATTGTTCCTGACCAAGAGGGTTATAACGGACAGGAATACTCGATCATTGTCGATCTGCCACCATTGGCTGTAACAATTTTTAAGAGCAAGTAA